Proteins co-encoded in one Balneolaceae bacterium genomic window:
- a CDS encoding 4'-phosphopantetheinyl transferase superfamily protein, protein MKLNRNTVHIWVVETNYNSLPNFLSAAERKRWNGFYFSQDKQTFYQSHNALRLILSRYLSEKPSEIEYELTSFGKPFLKNKKLQFNLSHTNTMAVIAVTEDSEIGVDIENLNRKVEYDDLAKRFFCETEYQKLVQVYPEKKRNVFFNCWTRKEAFIKAVGEGLSYPLNDFEVTLLSNEPVQINHIQQNFETPKQWTLDSKNLDEYTIATAVKRENSNFESREFNQLIQSL, encoded by the coding sequence ATGAAATTAAATAGAAACACTGTTCATATTTGGGTAGTGGAAACAAACTACAATTCATTACCGAATTTTCTTTCTGCTGCAGAGAGAAAGAGATGGAATGGTTTCTACTTTTCACAAGACAAGCAAACATTTTACCAGTCGCATAATGCTTTAAGACTCATTTTATCCCGCTACCTTTCTGAAAAACCAAGTGAGATAGAGTATGAATTAACTTCATTTGGCAAACCCTTTTTAAAAAACAAGAAGTTACAATTTAATCTAAGTCATACGAATACAATGGCTGTTATTGCTGTAACTGAAGACTCGGAAATTGGTGTAGATATTGAAAACTTAAATCGAAAAGTGGAGTATGATGATCTAGCAAAACGATTTTTTTGTGAGACAGAATATCAGAAATTAGTACAAGTCTACCCTGAAAAAAAAAGAAATGTCTTCTTCAATTGCTGGACACGCAAAGAAGCGTTTATCAAAGCCGTTGGCGAAGGTTTGAGTTATCCACTGAACGATTTTGAAGTGACCTTACTATCCAATGAGCCTGTTCAAATTAATCATATTCAACAAAATTTTGAAACTCCAAAACAATGGACACTTGATAGTAAAAACTTAGATGAATACACCATTGCAACTGCTGTAAAACGTGAAAATTCTAATTTTGAATCTCGAGAGTTCAACCAGCTAATTCAATCATTATGA
- a CDS encoding condensation domain-containing protein: MTKAKVQNVFPLTYNQKILLFHHLSATDDSGIIQVRCTIEGKINQSVFGKAWDAVVKQHDVLRTSIQWRNLSKELQVVQQDANLEVNWIELEGDHHPDESAKNYRLNDLRKPLPLHEAPVSQVTVLKQNDHHYQLLWTCHHILLDGWSSRLILEDVFRYYDQLMDGDELDFAPSNPTIIDYYKAVEKNSKHNEAKQFWKDLIDGQLFPNRISSFNIDHPSEQNFKSHEVFIPGNELQDIARKNHLTLTSLLQTAWLLTLLWFHQKNRVATGTVVSGRAYDFPGIENIAGLLSNVLPVIHHFQPDQSFVEAAKQVQKHHAKARNFESTNIDQIKEWYNWEGNPNLFDTLLVVENFVQDDIESQHLDVKNYESGLTTTYPITIAVVPGETIKLYCVWNENKVDGDLAKQLLFTFHKLLRDNNEQSIDQISTTLGKPPTVNIKEDTQQETTRNFESATTTTELELTKIWERVLGIHPIGIKDNFFALGGNSIQALQLFREIEQNIHKTLLPSVLINHPTIHQLSKLVSDDAEEEFSSIVPLKVSGEKPPLFCIHAGGAHVFLYKKLAESFGKDYPVYGIQPKGLDGGEMHQSIEEMAHDYFKEILNITKKQKFYVLGYCFSNVVCLEIARIAKEQNLDVEIVIVDSAALPWFQRQKLINENKRDLILRFGKKILKNDWQAITKTFQRNLERISVKFGGSTNNHSEEVIMESESDTENHLERISLNLGRIKYKYHWNPLQTNIHLIRSSEFTNRQDKNYHIDVWETLSKHELKTYQVSSDHKNIFEGNSVTEMAQIIEKIIGDEIK; the protein is encoded by the coding sequence ATGACTAAAGCCAAAGTACAGAACGTATTTCCATTAACTTACAATCAAAAAATTCTACTTTTTCATCACTTATCAGCGACTGATGACAGTGGAATTATTCAAGTAAGATGTACAATTGAAGGAAAGATCAACCAATCGGTATTTGGAAAGGCTTGGGATGCAGTCGTCAAACAACATGATGTATTGCGCACCTCCATTCAATGGAGAAACCTAAGCAAGGAGTTACAGGTTGTACAACAAGATGCAAACCTGGAAGTTAATTGGATAGAATTAGAGGGCGATCATCATCCAGATGAATCCGCAAAGAATTATAGGTTAAACGATTTAAGAAAACCATTACCTCTCCATGAAGCCCCAGTCTCGCAAGTTACTGTTCTGAAGCAGAATGACCATCATTATCAGCTCTTGTGGACTTGTCACCACATTTTATTAGATGGCTGGTCAAGCAGACTGATCTTAGAAGATGTTTTTCGATACTATGATCAATTGATGGACGGGGACGAACTGGACTTTGCTCCATCGAATCCCACAATAATAGATTATTATAAAGCAGTTGAGAAAAATTCAAAGCATAATGAAGCCAAACAGTTTTGGAAAGATCTGATTGATGGTCAACTATTTCCAAACAGGATTTCTAGTTTTAACATAGATCATCCATCAGAACAGAATTTTAAATCTCATGAGGTGTTTATACCTGGCAATGAACTTCAGGACATTGCAAGAAAAAACCACTTAACGCTCACTTCACTTTTGCAAACCGCTTGGTTGCTCACTCTTCTATGGTTTCATCAGAAAAACCGGGTTGCCACTGGCACTGTGGTTTCAGGCAGAGCATATGATTTTCCGGGCATCGAAAATATCGCTGGGCTATTGTCTAATGTATTGCCCGTTATACATCATTTTCAACCGGATCAAAGCTTTGTAGAAGCAGCAAAGCAGGTTCAAAAACATCATGCAAAGGCAAGAAATTTTGAGAGCACCAATATTGACCAAATCAAAGAGTGGTATAACTGGGAGGGCAATCCAAATCTTTTTGATACACTCTTAGTTGTTGAAAATTTTGTTCAGGATGATATTGAAAGTCAGCATTTAGATGTTAAGAATTATGAAAGTGGTTTAACGACAACCTATCCAATTACAATTGCAGTAGTTCCGGGAGAAACGATCAAACTGTATTGCGTTTGGAATGAAAATAAAGTAGATGGTGATTTAGCCAAACAGTTGCTCTTCACCTTTCATAAACTTTTAAGAGATAATAATGAACAAAGTATCGATCAAATATCGACTACATTAGGTAAACCGCCAACTGTAAATATTAAAGAGGATACTCAGCAAGAAACAACCCGTAATTTTGAAAGCGCAACGACAACTACTGAACTAGAACTTACGAAAATATGGGAAAGAGTATTGGGCATCCATCCAATTGGAATAAAGGACAATTTTTTTGCACTCGGGGGTAATTCAATACAAGCTTTACAATTATTTCGTGAAATTGAACAAAATATTCATAAAACGTTATTGCCGTCTGTTCTCATTAATCATCCAACGATTCATCAATTAAGTAAATTAGTGAGTGATGATGCAGAAGAGGAGTTTAGCAGTATCGTTCCTTTAAAAGTAAGTGGTGAAAAACCTCCTTTATTCTGTATTCATGCAGGGGGAGCACATGTTTTTTTGTATAAAAAATTAGCGGAATCATTTGGTAAAGATTATCCAGTTTACGGTATTCAGCCCAAAGGACTTGATGGTGGTGAAATGCACCAAAGCATAGAAGAAATGGCACACGACTATTTTAAAGAAATACTGAACATTACCAAGAAACAAAAATTTTATGTACTAGGATATTGCTTTAGTAATGTTGTTTGTCTAGAAATTGCAAGAATAGCGAAAGAACAAAACTTAGATGTTGAAATAGTCATCGTTGACTCAGCTGCTTTGCCTTGGTTTCAAAGGCAAAAGCTTATTAACGAAAATAAAAGAGATCTAATATTAAGATTTGGGAAAAAAATATTAAAGAACGATTGGCAAGCAATTACAAAAACTTTTCAAAGAAATTTAGAGCGAATAAGTGTAAAATTTGGTGGCAGCACAAACAACCATTCAGAGGAAGTCATTATGGAATCTGAAAGTGACACAGAAAATCACTTAGAAAGAATTAGTTTGAATCTGGGCAGAATCAAGTATAAATACCATTGGAATCCTCTTCAAACAAATATTCATTTGATTCGTTCAAGTGAATTTACAAATCGTCAAGATAAAAATTATCATATTGATGTTTGGGAAACTTTAAGTAAACATGAATTAAAAACCTATCAAGTTAGTAGTGACCACAAAAACATTTTTGAGGGTAATTCTGTTACAGAAATGGCTCAAATCATCGAAAAAATTATTGGTGATGAAATTAAATAG